The Tardiphaga alba genome includes a window with the following:
- the flbD gene encoding sigma-54-dependent transcriptional regulator FlbD, whose amino-acid sequence MRLLIVGTLKGQLTTATKIAMDNGASVVHAEGLDQAMNVLRSGKGADLLLVDVALDIRDLVMRLEAEHIHVPIVACGITSDARAAVAAIHAGAKEYIPLPPDPELIAAVLGAVANDARDLIYRDEMMGKVVKLAQQIAGSDASVMITGESGTGKEVLARYVHNRSNRSKKPFISINCAAIPEHLLESELFGHEKGAFTGAIARRIGKFEEATGGTLLLDEISEMDVRLQSKLLRAIQERVIDRVGGTKPVPVDIRIIATSNRNLSDAVKAGTFREDLLFRLNVVNLKIPALRDRPADILELAQHFAKKYAEANGVPVRPLSADARRVLTGNRWQGNVRELENTIHRSVLMSSGDEIGADAILTPDGDRLDLAKTSPAVAHATMAAETVTRALVGRTVADVERDLILETLKHCLGNRTHAANILGISIRTLRNKLNEYADGGLPITPAGAGSGDYRGMMGAA is encoded by the coding sequence ATGCGGCTTCTCATCGTCGGCACCCTGAAAGGGCAGCTCACAACGGCGACCAAGATCGCCATGGATAACGGCGCCTCGGTGGTGCACGCCGAAGGCCTCGACCAGGCCATGAACGTGCTGCGATCGGGCAAGGGCGCAGACCTTCTGCTGGTCGACGTCGCGCTCGACATCCGCGACCTCGTGATGCGGCTCGAGGCCGAGCACATCCACGTGCCCATCGTGGCCTGCGGCATCACCAGCGATGCTCGCGCCGCCGTGGCCGCGATCCATGCCGGCGCGAAAGAATACATCCCGCTGCCGCCCGATCCGGAACTGATCGCCGCCGTGCTCGGCGCCGTCGCCAATGACGCGCGCGACCTGATCTATCGCGACGAGATGATGGGCAAGGTGGTGAAGCTGGCGCAACAGATCGCCGGCTCCGACGCCTCGGTGATGATCACCGGCGAAAGCGGCACCGGCAAGGAAGTGCTGGCGCGCTATGTGCACAACCGTTCGAACCGATCGAAGAAGCCGTTCATCTCGATCAACTGCGCGGCCATTCCCGAACATCTCCTGGAGTCCGAACTGTTCGGCCACGAGAAGGGTGCCTTCACCGGCGCCATCGCGCGCCGCATCGGCAAATTCGAGGAAGCCACCGGCGGCACGCTGCTGCTGGACGAAATCTCGGAAATGGATGTGCGACTGCAGTCGAAGTTGCTGCGCGCCATTCAGGAACGTGTGATCGACCGTGTCGGCGGCACCAAGCCCGTGCCGGTGGATATCCGCATCATCGCCACGTCGAACCGCAACCTGTCGGATGCGGTGAAGGCGGGCACGTTCCGCGAGGACTTGCTGTTCCGTCTCAACGTCGTCAACCTGAAGATCCCGGCGCTGCGCGATCGTCCTGCCGATATTCTCGAACTCGCGCAGCATTTCGCCAAGAAATATGCCGAAGCCAATGGCGTGCCGGTGCGTCCGCTCTCGGCGGACGCACGCCGCGTCCTCACCGGCAATCGCTGGCAGGGCAATGTGCGCGAGCTCGAAAACACCATCCACCGTTCGGTGCTGATGTCCTCGGGCGACGAGATCGGTGCTGATGCGATCCTGACGCCCGATGGCGATCGTCTCGACCTTGCCAAGACCTCGCCGGCCGTGGCTCATGCGACCATGGCCGCCGAGACGGTGACGCGCGCGCTGGTCGGCCGCACGGTGGCGGATGTGGAACGCGACCTGATCCTGGAGACGCTGAAGCACTGCCTCGGCAACCGCACCCACGCGGCGAACATTCTCGGCATCTCGATCCGCACATTGCGCAACAAGCTGAACGAATATGCGGATGGCGGCCTGCCGATCACACCAGCCGGTGCGGGTTCAGGCGATTATCGCGGGATGATGGGCGCGGCCTAA
- a CDS encoding FliH/SctL family protein — protein sequence MAAPAKFMFDMDFAAPDKARAPVITPAEVAEKIAQAEAQAYRAGFDAAQREAKAEADRRMALALEQIGVAIGSISQGFGGIATKMETEAVDVAVAVARKLCDELVAREPLTEIMALVHDCFKHLVATPHLVVRINDALYDEARERIEKQAKQSGFAGRLVILAEPDIENGDCKIEWADGGVVLERAAISAKINELVGRYMASRNQA from the coding sequence ATGGCCGCCCCCGCCAAATTCATGTTCGACATGGACTTCGCAGCGCCCGACAAGGCGCGCGCGCCCGTCATCACGCCGGCCGAAGTCGCCGAGAAAATCGCACAGGCCGAAGCCCAAGCCTATCGCGCAGGCTTCGATGCCGCGCAGCGCGAAGCCAAGGCCGAAGCCGACCGCCGCATGGCGCTGGCGCTCGAGCAGATCGGTGTCGCTATCGGATCGATCTCGCAGGGTTTTGGCGGCATAGCGACCAAGATGGAGACCGAGGCCGTCGATGTCGCCGTCGCCGTGGCGCGCAAGCTGTGCGACGAGTTGGTGGCCCGCGAGCCGCTGACCGAAATCATGGCGCTGGTTCACGACTGCTTCAAGCACCTCGTGGCAACGCCGCATCTGGTCGTCCGCATCAACGACGCTTTGTATGACGAAGCGCGCGAGCGCATCGAGAAGCAGGCCAAGCAGAGCGGTTTTGCCGGACGTCTCGTGATCCTCGCCGAACCGGATATCGAGAACGGCGACTGCAAGATCGAATGGGCCGATGGCGGTGTCGTGCTGGAACGCGCGGCCATCAGCGCCAAAATCAATGAACTCGTCGGACGCTATATGGCGTCCCGCAATCAGGCTTGA
- the fliN gene encoding flagellar motor switch protein FliN, with product MSDPQVPLPDLNANEPMVNGDIGYAEEENITRIAADLEAVFDVPVQVSAVLGRSKMDVGELLKLGPGTVLELDRRVGEAIDIYVNNRLVARGEVVLVEEKLGVTMTEIIKADN from the coding sequence ATGAGCGATCCACAGGTCCCGCTTCCCGATCTCAACGCCAATGAGCCGATGGTGAATGGCGATATCGGTTATGCCGAGGAAGAAAACATCACGCGCATCGCAGCGGATCTTGAGGCGGTCTTCGACGTGCCGGTTCAGGTCTCGGCCGTGCTCGGACGCTCCAAGATGGATGTGGGCGAATTGCTGAAGCTCGGGCCGGGCACGGTGCTCGAACTCGACCGCCGCGTCGGCGAAGCGATCGACATCTATGTGAACAACCGACTGGTGGCGCGCGGCGAAGTGGTGCTGGTCGAGGAAAAACTCGGCGTCACCATGACCGAAATCATCAAGGCCGACAATTAA
- the fliF gene encoding flagellar basal-body MS-ring/collar protein FliF — protein sequence MQGLISFLKGLGAARLAAMFAVTVALMGFFAFVIMRVTTPQMTTLFTDLTVEDSSAIIKDLERQAIPYEIKNEGAAIMVPKDKVTRLRMKLAEGGLPKGGGVGYEIFDKSDALGTTSFVQNINHLRALEGELARTIRALDRVQSARVHLVLPERPLFSRETPEPSASIVVRVRGTLDQQQVRAIRHVVASAVNGLKPTRVSIVDEAGQLLADGASDPNAETAAGDERRTAFEKRMRNQVEAIVSSVVGSGRARVQLTADFDYNKVTQTSDQFDPEGRVLRSSQTREEQSQSGAADGQVTVNNELPGNQGQGNAANAKDQSKKSEETNNYEISRITKTEVTEAGRVNRISVAVLVDGSYSKNEKGEQVYAQRPKEELDRIATLVRSAIGFDQKRGDQVEVVNLKFAEGPAAPPAAEPTGLLGALQFTKDDVMHVIELGVMMLLGLVVVFMVIRPLVRRILASEPAAPALPPAGMMALPDNVTVAADGTTLIPATGANMIDVATIQGQVHAQSVHRVGELADRNPNETAAIVRQWLQEPA from the coding sequence CGGCCATCATCAAGGATCTGGAACGCCAGGCGATCCCCTACGAGATCAAGAACGAGGGCGCCGCCATTATGGTGCCGAAGGACAAGGTCACCCGCCTGCGCATGAAGCTGGCCGAAGGCGGCCTGCCCAAGGGCGGCGGCGTCGGCTACGAAATCTTCGATAAGTCGGACGCTCTCGGCACCACCAGTTTTGTCCAGAATATCAATCATTTACGCGCGCTCGAAGGCGAACTCGCCCGAACCATCCGGGCGCTCGACCGCGTTCAGTCGGCTCGCGTTCATCTGGTCCTCCCGGAGCGTCCGCTGTTCTCCCGCGAGACCCCAGAGCCGTCGGCTTCGATCGTGGTTCGGGTCCGCGGCACCCTCGACCAGCAGCAGGTCCGGGCCATCCGCCATGTGGTCGCCTCGGCGGTCAACGGCTTGAAGCCGACGCGGGTCTCGATTGTCGATGAAGCCGGTCAGCTCCTCGCCGATGGCGCCAGCGACCCGAACGCAGAGACAGCAGCCGGCGACGAGCGTCGCACCGCCTTCGAAAAGCGGATGCGCAACCAGGTCGAGGCCATCGTGTCCTCGGTGGTCGGCTCAGGCCGCGCCCGTGTCCAGCTCACCGCCGACTTCGACTACAACAAGGTGACCCAGACCTCCGACCAATTCGACCCGGAAGGCCGGGTGCTCCGCTCCAGCCAGACCCGCGAAGAGCAATCCCAGAGTGGCGCGGCCGACGGCCAAGTCACGGTCAATAACGAACTTCCCGGAAATCAGGGCCAAGGCAACGCTGCAAACGCCAAGGACCAGAGCAAGAAGTCGGAAGAGACCAACAATTACGAAATCTCCCGCATTACCAAGACTGAAGTCACCGAAGCCGGCCGCGTCAATCGTATCTCGGTCGCGGTTCTGGTGGATGGCAGCTACAGCAAGAACGAAAAGGGTGAGCAGGTCTACGCCCAGCGCCCAAAGGAAGAACTCGACCGCATCGCCACTCTGGTCCGCTCCGCCATCGGCTTCGATCAGAAGCGCGGCGACCAGGTGGAAGTGGTCAACCTGAAATTCGCCGAAGGCCCGGCGGCCCCCCCGGCCGCAGAGCCGACCGGCCTGCTCGGCGCCCTTCAGTTCACCAAAGACGACGTGATGCATGTGATCGAGCTCGGCGTGATGATGCTGCTCGGCCTCGTGGTCGTGTTCATGGTGATCCGCCCGCTGGTGCGCCGGATCCTCGCATCCGAGCCGGCAGCGCCGGCACTGCCGCCCGCTGGCATGATGGCGCTTCCAGACAATGTGACGGTGGCTGCGGACGGCACCACCCTCATCCCCGCGACCGGCGCCAACATGATCGACGTCGCGACCATCCAGGGTCAGGTGCACGCCCAGTCGGTTCACCGCGTTGGTGAACTGGCCGATCGCAATCCCAATGAAACCGCCGCCATTGTTCGTCAGTGGCTGCAGGAACCGGCATAA
- the fliG gene encoding flagellar motor switch protein FliG — protein sequence MAAVPQLADDNSSDIATVVAGLAARQSGRAPSKPISGPKRAAILMLALGEKYGGKVWSLLDDDEVRELSSHMSNLGTIEPDTVEDLMLEFVSRMSASGALMGTFDATERLLTQYLPAERVTGIMEEIRGPAGRNMWEKLSNVQEEVLANYLKNEYPQTVAVVLSKLKSEHAARVLGILPEDLALDVVNRMLKMEAVQKEVIERVEQTLRVEFMSNLSQTRRRDAHEVMAEIFNNFDRQTETRFITSLEEDNREAAERIKALMFTFDDLIKLDAGSAQTLMRNIDKDKLGIALKSANEEVRAFFMGNMSSRAAKMLTDDMAALGPVRLRDVDEAQALLVNLAKDLAAKGEIVLTKNRADDELVY from the coding sequence ATGGCAGCAGTCCCGCAACTCGCCGACGACAATTCCAGCGACATCGCAACGGTCGTCGCCGGCCTTGCTGCGCGCCAGAGCGGACGCGCGCCCTCGAAGCCGATCAGCGGCCCGAAGCGCGCGGCCATCCTGATGCTGGCACTCGGCGAAAAATACGGCGGCAAGGTCTGGTCGCTGCTCGACGATGACGAAGTGCGCGAACTCTCGTCCCACATGTCCAATCTCGGCACCATCGAGCCCGATACGGTCGAAGACCTGATGCTCGAATTCGTGTCGCGGATGTCGGCCTCGGGCGCCCTGATGGGCACCTTCGACGCCACCGAGCGACTGCTGACCCAGTATCTGCCGGCCGAACGCGTCACCGGCATCATGGAAGAAATCCGCGGCCCGGCCGGCCGTAACATGTGGGAGAAGCTCTCCAACGTGCAGGAAGAGGTGCTCGCCAACTACCTCAAGAACGAATATCCGCAGACCGTCGCCGTGGTGCTGTCGAAGCTGAAATCCGAACACGCCGCCCGCGTGCTCGGCATTCTGCCCGAAGACCTCGCGCTCGACGTGGTCAACCGCATGCTGAAGATGGAAGCGGTGCAGAAGGAAGTGATCGAGCGCGTCGAGCAGACGCTCCGCGTCGAGTTCATGTCCAACCTGTCGCAGACCCGCCGCCGCGACGCCCACGAGGTGATGGCTGAAATTTTCAATAATTTCGATCGCCAGACGGAAACGCGCTTCATCACCTCGCTGGAAGAAGACAACCGTGAAGCGGCCGAGCGCATCAAGGCGCTGATGTTCACCTTCGACGACCTGATCAAGCTCGATGCCGGCTCGGCGCAGACGCTGATGCGCAATATCGACAAGGATAAGCTCGGCATCGCGCTGAAGAGCGCGAATGAGGAAGTCCGGGCCTTCTTCATGGGCAATATGTCGTCGCGCGCGGCCAAGATGCTGACCGACGACATGGCCGCGCTGGGACCGGTGCGTCTGCGCGATGTCGACGAGGCGCAGGCGCTGCTCGTCAATCTCGCCAAGGACCTCGCCGCCAAGGGCGAAATCGTGCTGACCAAGAACCGCGCCGACGACGAGCTGGTGTATTGA
- a CDS encoding DUF4345 domain-containing protein, whose amino-acid sequence MERTLLQIALAIAGLVAILFGLTGVLFGTSLSGVATIGVTMEGYVRFIKGVLIAAGLIYWSAIPHVEKRGERIAVVSFILMFGAAGRLLAVIGHGFPTVGLLVSLIGELVVVPLIWLWHRRLVRHGAPA is encoded by the coding sequence TTGGAACGCACACTGCTTCAGATCGCACTGGCGATTGCCGGCCTCGTCGCCATCCTGTTCGGGCTCACCGGCGTGCTGTTCGGCACCAGCCTGTCCGGCGTCGCCACCATCGGTGTCACGATGGAAGGCTATGTGCGCTTCATCAAGGGCGTGCTGATTGCCGCCGGCCTGATCTACTGGTCGGCGATCCCGCATGTGGAGAAGCGCGGCGAACGGATCGCGGTGGTGAGCTTCATTCTGATGTTCGGTGCCGCCGGTCGTCTGCTGGCGGTGATCGGCCACGGCTTTCCGACGGTGGGGTTGCTGGTCAGCCTGATTGGCGAACTCGTCGTCGTGCCGCTGATCTGGCTGTGGCATCGCCGCCTGGTGCGGCATGGAGCGCCGGCGTGA